A portion of the Pleuronectes platessa chromosome 15, fPlePla1.1, whole genome shotgun sequence genome contains these proteins:
- the LOC128457480 gene encoding histone H2A yields MSGRGKTGGKARAKAKSRSSRAGLQFPVGRVHRLLRKGNYAERVGAGAPVYLAAVLEYLTAEILELAGNAARDNKKTRIIPRHLQLAVRNDEELNKLLGGVTIAQGGVLPNIQAVLLPKKTEKPAKSK; encoded by the coding sequence ATGTCTGGTAGAGGGAAAACCGGAGGCAAAGCCCGAGCAAAGGCCAAGTCTCGCTCCTCTCGGGCGGGACTCCAGTTCCCGGTGGGTCGCGTCCACAGGCTACTGCGCAAAGGCAACTATGCGGAGCGCGTCGGGGCCGGGGCTCCGGTGTATTTGGCTGCCGTGCTGGAGtatttgacagctgagattcTGGAGCTGGCCGGAAACGCTGCCAGGGACAACAAGAAGACCAGGATCATCCCACGGCACCTCCAGCTGGCCGTGCGCAACGACGAGGAGCTCAACAAGCTGCTGGGAGGTGTGACCATCGCGCAGGGAGGCGTGCTGCCCAACATCCAGGCTGTCCTGCTCCCCAAGAAGACGGAGAAACCGGCCAAGAGCAAGTAA